A window of Equus caballus isolate H_3958 breed thoroughbred chromosome 10, TB-T2T, whole genome shotgun sequence contains these coding sequences:
- the PRPF31 gene encoding U4/U6 small nuclear ribonucleoprotein Prp31 isoform X1, giving the protein MSLADELLADLEEAAEEEEGGSYGEEEEEPAIEDVQEETQLDLSGDSVKSIAKLWDSKMFAEIMMKIEEYISKQAKASEVMGPVEAAPEYRVIVDANNLTVEIENELNIIHKFIRDKYSKRFPELESLVPNALDYIRTVKELGNSLDKCKNNENLQQILTNATIMVVSVTASTTQGQQLSEEELERLEEACDMALELNASKHRIYEYVESRMSFIAPNLSIIIGASTAAKIMGVAGGLTNLSKMPACNIMLLGAQRKTLSGFSSTSVLPHTGYIYHSDIVQSLPPDLRRKAARLVAAKCTLAARVDSFHESTEGKVGYELKDEIERKFDKWQEPPPVKQVKPLPAPLDGQRKKRGGRRYRKMKERLGLTEIRKQANRMSFGEIEEDAYQEDLGFSLGHLGKSGSGRVRQTQVNEATKARISKTLQRTLQKQSVVYGGKSTIRDRSSGTASSVAFTPLQGLEIVNPQAAEKKVAEANQKYFSSMAEFLKVKGEKSGIMST; this is encoded by the exons ATGTCTCTGGCAGACGAGCTCCTGGCTGACCTTGAGGAGGcggcagaagaggaggaaggaggaagctaTGGCGAAGAAGAAGAGGAGCCGGCGATCGAGGACGTGCAGGAGGAGACGCAGCTGGATCTTTCCGGGGATTCGGTCAAGAGCATTGCCAAGCTATGGGACAGCAAGATG TTTGCTGAGATCATGATGAAGATCGAGGAGTATATCAGCAAGCAAGCCAAAGCCTCGGAAG TGATGGGACCAGTGGAGGCGGCCCCTGAATACCGTGTCATTGTGGATGCCAACAACCTAACTGTGGAGATCGAGAACGAGCTGA ACATCATCCATAAGTTCATCCGGGATAAGTACTCGAAGCGATTCCCCGAGCTGGAGTCCCTGGTCCCCAACGCCCTGGATTACATCCGCACCGTCAAG GAGCTGGGCAACAGCCTGGACAAGTGCAAGAACAATGAGAACCTGCAGCAGATTCTGACCAACGCCACCATCATGGTCGTTAGCGTCACCGCCTCCACCACCCAGGG GCAGCAGCTGtcggaggaggagctggagcggCTGGAGGAGGCCTGcgacatggcgctggagctgaaCGCCTCCAAGCACCGCATCTACGAGTACGTGGAGTCTCGGATGTCCTTCATCGCACCCAACCTCTCCATCATCATTGGAGCGTCCACGGCCGCCAAGATCATGG GGGTGGCCGGTGGCCTGACCAACCTCTCCAAGATGCCCGCCTGCAACATCATGCTGCTCGGGGCCCAGCGCAAGACGCTGTCCGGCTTCTCGTCCACCTCCGTGCTGCCCCACACCGGCTACATCTACCACAGCGACATCGTGCAGTCCCTGCCCCCG GATCTCCGGCGGAAAGCGGCCCGGCTGGTGGCTGCCAAGTGCACGCTGGCAGCCCGTGTGGACAGTTTCCACGAGAGCACGGAGGGGAAG gTGGGCTACGAATTGAAGGATGAGATCGAGCGCAAGTTCGACAAGTGGCAGGAACCGCCGCCTGTGAAGCAGGTGAAGCCGCTGCCCGCCCCCCTCGACGGGCAGCGCAAGAAGCGAGGCGGCCGCAG GTACCGCAAGATGAAGGAGCGGCTGGGGCTCACGGAGATTCGGAAGCAGGCCAACCGCATGAGCTTTGGAGAG ATCGAGGAGGATGCCTACCAGGAGGACCTGGGCTTCAGCCTGGGCCACCTGGGCAAGTCGGGCAGCGGGCGTGTGCGGCAGACGCAGGTGAACGAGGCCACCAAAGCCAGGATCTCCAAGACACTGCAG CGGAccctgcagaagcagagcgtggTGTACGGCGGGAAGTCCACCATCCGCGACCGCTCCTCAGGGACCGCCTCCAGCGTGGCCTTCACCCCGCTCCAG GGCCTGGAGATTGTGAACCCACAAGCAGCCGAGAAGAAGGTGGCCGAGGCCAACCAGAAGTATTTCTCCAGCATGGCCGAGTTCCTCAAGGTCAAGGGCGAGAAGAGCGGCATCATGTCCACCTGA
- the PRPF31 gene encoding U4/U6 small nuclear ribonucleoprotein Prp31 isoform X2: protein MSLADELLADLEEAAEEEEGGSYGEEEEEPAIEDVQEETQLDLSGDSVKSIAKLWDSKMFAEIMMKIEEYISKQAKASEVMGPVEAAPEYRVIVDANNLTVEIENELNIIHKFIRDKYSKRFPELESLVPNALDYIRTVKELGNSLDKCKNNENLQQILTNATIMVVSVTASTTQGQQLSEEELERLEEACDMALELNASKHRIYEYVESRMSFIAPNLSIIIGASTAAKIMGVAGGLTNLSKMPACNIMLLGAQRKTLSGFSSTSVLPHTGYIYHSDIVQSLPPDLRRKAARLVAAKCTLAARVDSFHESTEGKVPQDEGAAGAHGDSEAGQPHELWRDRGGCLPGGPGLQPGPPGQVGQRACAADAGERGHQSQDLQDTAADPAEAERGVRREVHHPRPLLRDRLQRGLHPAPGPGDCEPTSSREEGGRGQPEVFLQHGRVPQGQGREERHHVHLRTTSWAATH from the exons ATGTCTCTGGCAGACGAGCTCCTGGCTGACCTTGAGGAGGcggcagaagaggaggaaggaggaagctaTGGCGAAGAAGAAGAGGAGCCGGCGATCGAGGACGTGCAGGAGGAGACGCAGCTGGATCTTTCCGGGGATTCGGTCAAGAGCATTGCCAAGCTATGGGACAGCAAGATG TTTGCTGAGATCATGATGAAGATCGAGGAGTATATCAGCAAGCAAGCCAAAGCCTCGGAAG TGATGGGACCAGTGGAGGCGGCCCCTGAATACCGTGTCATTGTGGATGCCAACAACCTAACTGTGGAGATCGAGAACGAGCTGA ACATCATCCATAAGTTCATCCGGGATAAGTACTCGAAGCGATTCCCCGAGCTGGAGTCCCTGGTCCCCAACGCCCTGGATTACATCCGCACCGTCAAG GAGCTGGGCAACAGCCTGGACAAGTGCAAGAACAATGAGAACCTGCAGCAGATTCTGACCAACGCCACCATCATGGTCGTTAGCGTCACCGCCTCCACCACCCAGGG GCAGCAGCTGtcggaggaggagctggagcggCTGGAGGAGGCCTGcgacatggcgctggagctgaaCGCCTCCAAGCACCGCATCTACGAGTACGTGGAGTCTCGGATGTCCTTCATCGCACCCAACCTCTCCATCATCATTGGAGCGTCCACGGCCGCCAAGATCATGG GGGTGGCCGGTGGCCTGACCAACCTCTCCAAGATGCCCGCCTGCAACATCATGCTGCTCGGGGCCCAGCGCAAGACGCTGTCCGGCTTCTCGTCCACCTCCGTGCTGCCCCACACCGGCTACATCTACCACAGCGACATCGTGCAGTCCCTGCCCCCG GATCTCCGGCGGAAAGCGGCCCGGCTGGTGGCTGCCAAGTGCACGCTGGCAGCCCGTGTGGACAGTTTCCACGAGAGCACGGAGGGGAAG GTACCGCAAGATGAAGGAGCGGCTGGGGCTCACGGAGATTCGGAAGCAGGCCAACCGCATGAGCTTTGGAGAG ATCGAGGAGGATGCCTACCAGGAGGACCTGGGCTTCAGCCTGGGCCACCTGGGCAAGTCGGGCAGCGGGCGTGTGCGGCAGACGCAGGTGAACGAGGCCACCAAAGCCAGGATCTCCAAGACACTGCAG CGGAccctgcagaagcagagcgtggTGTACGGCGGGAAGTCCACCATCCGCGACCGCTCCTCAGGGACCGCCTCCAGCGTGGCCTTCACCCCGCTCCAG GGCCTGGAGATTGTGAACCCACAAGCAGCCGAGAAGAAGGTGGCCGAGGCCAACCAGAAGTATTTCTCCAGCATGGCCGAGTTCCTCAAGGTCAAGGGCGAGAAGAGCGGCATCATGTCCACCTGAGGACCACAAGCTGGGCAGCCACCCACTGA